The Vanacampus margaritifer isolate UIUO_Vmar chromosome 15, RoL_Vmar_1.0, whole genome shotgun sequence genome contains the following window.
TTTTCTCGCTCTGTAACAGAAGAAAGTTGACATTTTTCGTGTCCCGGCCAGCCTCACTTGTGTAGACcacgccattttgttttgaaagatcCTTCTATGTCTCCTGTGCCTAATTAATATCGGGGTCACATCACCAATCAAGAGCAAGTCAAGTTGCCAAACATCTACGCACGCAGCAATGATTGAGGTAAGTCATtccaaaactctttttttttttaaattcagtaaaATTGGTTAATTTGTTGGTGCAGTGGTTTGGAATCATTGATAAATTGacatttcttttcctttttttcccccctttttactGGCTTGCTACATCAGCTAATAAAATTAAACTTCAAAGAAATGTGTCTTGAAATTAATTGGATTATCTTAAAAACAGCAGCTGAAAAATACACCTATATTGATATATTTCACTATGGCAACATTTTCAACACGTCCATGTTGAGTCCGAACATTAATGAAAGTTTCAAAGGCTTGAATTTTGCTGACCAGTGTGCGCGTCTTGGCCACCAGGGCGCAGTATAGTCCATTCATGAAGTAGAGTTTCACAGCTGAGTAATATCTGCAGTAACGGTcgtttttcacagaggataaagtaTGTGAGAAGTGTATGTCTGCATGCGTTGCtgacatttgtgttcaaataaaagTTGCCTAAACATTTAGAACTACAGTGATATTGATGCTAGTTTCGTTAGCCCAGCTATGGCATTCTGTTTTGTGTGTTAGCGTAAAGCTAGCCCACCTGACCTTTGACCATTTGTTTCGCAGGCAAGCGGTGGCTTGCTCGTTCCTGATTACCATGATGAGGAGCTGGTAGTCAAAGAGAGGAAGAGTGTTAAAGGTGATGATGCCGGCCTTTCCCTGGTTGATGCCCTCTTGCCCGTCTTGGACCCCCCCTTGACCCAACTCCCGTGCTCCACCCGTTACAAGACAGAGCTGTGCGTCCGCTACGCCTCCACGGGTTGCTGCAAATACGCAGAGAGCTGCACTTTCGCCCACGGCTTGCGTGACCTCCACGTGCCCTTTCGCCACCCCAAATACAAGACGGAGCTGTGCCGCAGCTACCATGAGGCGGGCTATTGCTACTACGGCAGCCGCTGCCTCTTCGTCCACGGTGCCACCGAGCAGCGTCCCGTGCCGCGGCGCGTCCGCCGCACTGTTCCCTGCCGCACATACAGCAATTTCGGCTTCTGCCCCTACGGCACGCGCTGCAACTTCCTGCATGCGGAGGTGATGAACAAGCCCCAGATAGGAGTCTGCAACACCTTCACCTCTTTTGGCTTCTGTGTGTTCGGCACGCGATGCCGCTTCCGGCACGTCATCCCCATTGGGGCGCGAAGCGTCGAGCCCGGCCCGAGTAGTGCGGGCCCGGTGTCGCCCACGTTGGAGTCCCCGTCAGAGTCGCCCGCCACCTCCCCCCAAGCCCACAACGCCTTCACCTTCTCCAGCCAGCACCTTGGTGACCTGCTGATGCATCTGGCCTTGCATCTGCAGCAGGTGGAGAGCAACAAGGCCTGTGACGAGTGGGAACAATATCAGTcctgaatacacacaaaaatatacttttttcttattttttttaagtttcaaaattttaaaactattttttaagacattatttttttaaagttggttatgtgtttttttttttttagaaatgaatCTAGTAGTTGGACTGTCGTACTGAATTACAGTGACTAagtgtaatttaatttttaccTGTTGTACATACTGGGAGGAATGTATGACTTGAtgcaaataaaatcaatttattttaatggtctACTTTTCTGTGAAATAGATCTTTTAGGTGTTGTTTTTAATCTCTCAATGCTTTATAGGACAGGGCTAGAGAACGCCGGTCCTGCCAGTTTTATAGTCCCCtcctctaacacacctgattatgATCCTGGATTGCCAGTACTAACTTCACATGCCTGCACTGCAATAGAACATGTGGCTCTCGCATTGGACTCTTAAGTCACCTCAGAACCCACCAACAGAAGAAGTAGAAGTCCTCATCGGACACGATGGATTATCATATACTATGTGTTGGATGTGGGAGACATCTAAACAGACATGAccggctcttgaggaccagagTTCTCTACCTTTTTAAGTGCACTGCaaaaaattgattaatggatggatatttttgtCACCACTAATCCAAGGataactttgtgtgtgttttttataaaatactTCCACCACACAAACTACAGAGTTCACAGCTGAAACACAAACTGTAATTTGccaaaatttgaaacaaaactgGACCCATCGCTGTTTAAGTGCAGTCCTTTTGTTCAATTCGTGTTGTGGGAAGTCGAACTATACAATAGTACGGATTCGAATGACGTTTCGACGTAACCGGATGTCGCACCTCTTGCTTTGACATTCTCATAAAACACACTTTCCCTCAAACTTTGTTTCGGTGGATGGTATtctggtttttgttttgtttgttttttaaactaggAAAACGAGAGAAAAAACTGGTAGATAAACGCCTAGGATCGTGAGACTAATTGTCAAATTTTGAAACCGGATTAGGTTTATTTTCTTCCTGTTCAATTGCGAACTTGACCCTGTTATGGCAGATGCTACTCAGTCTTGCTACGTCAATGTCCAAGAAAACCTTCCACGTGAATTATTCCCCCTCGATTTACATGCGTATTGTAAAGTAAGTAGAAATGTAAAATTGTGAATAACTTGCATTATCGAAAATGCTGAAAGTGAGCTGTTACAGTTTAGTGTTGTCGGTTGGTTTTCAGCTAGCTTTCTGGGGTTAGCTAAATATCGTCCACCAAACTCCGTTGGAAGAATGCTACATTTCAGGAAGAAATGTTCATAACATGGACACGCAGTCGAGAAACTACACTTTTCAAAGTTTGAGTCATAtgccatgtgttttttggttAATTCGGGGTAGGATTTGACATGTTTCACGGTTAAGCTCAACGTGTATTCACTTTGGCAGACATGAACAGAATATGATTCGTTTTTAACACTGCCTTTTAACTTATTGCCATataaagtcatttatttttgcatatcaTAGCTTAAAGACCATTCAGATCAAGATAAAAAGtatgttaaactttttttttttaaatcacactgGGTGAAGAGCGAAGCTTTAGCCAGCGTTGTTTGTGGAAGTTAAGGAGACATCCTTCcgatataatttatatattttgaggTAATTATCTGTCggtaatttatattaaaaaaaatatatatatatatatatatatatatattatagaaaTCCATTCTAACACCAACATttttagtaattaaaaaaataataattatgtgcagaataaaaaaaacaaattccaatgtaaataaatagcattttccttaatttGTCTGCTATTTTTGTGCCCTTTTCACCCCGCTTATCTCATGTTCAGCTGCTGCATGCTAAGAAGTGAAGCAGATGGCGGAGCGAGAGGAGCGACGCTTCGCCGAAGTGTCTCGTGAGTCCATCAAGCTCATGGCCGAGAGCGCCGGTGTGGAGCTCGGCGACGATGTCGCCGGTCTGCTGGCTGAGGACGTATGCTACCGGCTGAGGGAGGCGACGCAGGTTAGCAAATATGAGCGGCATATGCCAATCAGACTCAAAACCATGATACACAGACCATATATCGTTTTGCCCCTTCCACATGCTTTAAAGATAAACACGTATTTGGACACACATATGTGGAAATTCTGAGGCATTTTTCCTaatgaatacattattattGTAAGCTACTGTAACATTTAACATTAACACAAATTGTAACATGAACACATACCGCTTTTCTTATAAGTGACTCCTAACTTTTTCAATTATGACAGTGATGAACACTGCATATGCAAAAACTgatggtgtgtgtttgtgtgtgacacaCAACAGGGCAGCTCTCATTTCATGAGACACGCTAAGAGAAGGAAGCTAACAGTGGAAGACTTTAACAGAGCTCTGCGCTGGAGCAATGTAGAggtatatattaatatatttgtaGGTATGTATTGCTCACATTGACCTTTAAATGAACCTTCACAAGGCCATCTGTGGTTACGGGTCCCAAGATGCACTTCCTTTCCGCTCGGTGAAAGAAGGGGAGCTTTTCTTCACCGAGGAACGTGACGTCAACTTGGTCGAGTTGGCCCTGGCCACCAACATTCCCAAAGGCTGTGCGGAGACCATGGTTCGAGGTACAGTGGTCTTCTTTCTATTGTTTTTCCTGTTGCCCTGAGTGGCTGCTGATAACTCGACTCGGATGGAATACtttgagtttagtttttagCCCGAAAATACATTATGCCGTTCAAACCCACCTCCAAAGAACAAAAACTAAAGTATAAGAAAAATCCCTACAGTATTAGTCTTCTATTAAAATACGATAATTACATAGAACAATTAAATAGTTTGTGCATTATCACTATTGGGATattgatgctagttttgttagcattaagctaatggaCTTTAATGGAATTGTTGCTTGAATATTCCCTGTGATAAACGGGGGTTCACTTAAAAGtctcatttgttgttgttttggcagTGAGCGTGTCATACCTGGACGGGAAAGGGAACGTGGAACCCCAAGGAACAGGTAAGACTCCTCGGCGACCAGAACGGCGAAACACCGCAACTAACAGCCGTGTTCTCAAAGTTCCCTCAGCGGTCCAGTCCCTGTCGGAGGACCTGTTGAAGTACTACCAGCAGATCACGCGGGCCATCCTGGGAGACGACCCCCACCTCATGAAGGTGCACCCCGCGCTCCGCCTCTGCTCGGACGCTACGAGCTCCAATTAACCTCTGACCTTCTTTCAGGTGGCTCTCCTGGACCTGCAGTCCAACTCCAAGATTGCTGCCTTGCTTCCATACTTTGTTTATGTCATCAGTGGGGTAAGCCCGGTAAAGGCCATTAGCCAAGCGTGTGCATATTGTATTcgttaactttttttattttttattttttacaggtgAAGTCAGTGAGCCACGACCTTGAGCAGCTCAACAGGCTCCTCCACATGGTGAAGAGTCTGGTCCAGAACCCTTACTTGTATCTGGGTTCGTACGTGCGCAGCCTTGTCTCCAGCGTCATGTACTGCATCCTGGAGCCCTTGGCGGCTTCCATCAACCCGCTCAACGACCACTGGACCCTGAGGGACTACGCCGCCCTGCTCCTCAGTCACATCCTCTGGTGGGTGAGGGGCCAAGGGACCACTTACATGATAGCACCAACTGAGAACCACTGAATTTTGGTAACTGTTCTGAAAACGCGTCGTCGTGCTGATTTGGTTCCAGGATTCATGGCGATCTGGTGAGTGGGCTGTACCACCAGATTCTGTTGTCTCTTCAGAAGGTTCTGTCGGATCCTGTCAGACCGCTGTGCTCCCACTACGGCGCTGTGGTGGGCCTTCATGCGTTGGGATGGAAAGTATGTTTTTTAATCTCAGCATTTTACATGATTAAGAATCCtacatttgtttgtattttgttaacTACCGACTTACCTTCCCTTCAGGCCGTTGAAAGAGTTCTGTTCCCGCATCTTTCTGCGTACTGGGCCAACCTGCAGGCTGTGCTGGATGACCACTCGGTATCTAACGCTCAGGTCAAAGCAGATGGACACAAGGTCTACGGCGCCATCTTGGTTAGTCCTAAACGATCCATAATTTGGTgcaaccactgatctgaatatatgactggatagccgatcgCCCATACACGGgcgttgaagtcacagggcggccatcttgctcctcccatctcacgagcagactactgtataaacggtaatacggtatacgtacagattagacaaaTACTGCTCGTAGGCAGTTGGTATAGGGccgggtggtcactatttttttaacaagttaaaaaaataaaaaataaataacaagtggactgaatgtgctgctttgagaccctctttttcttttatcgctcagttccttagaccccaataatagatttggcagaggcatcttttgttgaattacagttataatttttcaataaaaaaaatatacaatttccTTCTGTagacatcattaagcatatcatttatacatgtaattaagttgtaaaatgtctcaagtcctcttgtttatgtttaacacatttaaatcATCATAAATCAAACTGTCTCTACTAAGtgctgtctcaaatgttctccaatttcgatactgtaaatcagaggtccccaaccctggtcctcagggaccggtatccagcctgttttccatgcctcccacagccaacacaggtgattcatatcatcagctaatcagcaatctctggagaaggctgataacgatctccacctgtgttggctgtgggagacatggaaaacaggttggataccggtccctgaggatcagggttgaggaccactgctgtaaatgtataggattatATGATGAGAAATGTTTTtggggaggagcaatatggcggcctcgtggCTTCAAAGG
Protein-coding sequences here:
- the taf6l gene encoding TAF6-like RNA polymerase II p300/CBP-associated factor-associated factor 65 kDa subunit 6L; its protein translation is MAEREERRFAEVSRESIKLMAESAGVELGDDVAGLLAEDVCYRLREATQGSSHFMRHAKRRKLTVEDFNRALRWSNVEAICGYGSQDALPFRSVKEGELFFTEERDVNLVELALATNIPKGCAETMVRVSVSYLDGKGNVEPQGTVPSAVQSLSEDLLKYYQQITRAILGDDPHLMKVALLDLQSNSKIAALLPYFVYVISGVKSVSHDLEQLNRLLHMVKSLVQNPYLYLGSYVRSLVSSVMYCILEPLAASINPLNDHWTLRDYAALLLSHILWIHGDLVSGLYHQILLSLQKVLSDPVRPLCSHYGAVVGLHALGWKAVERVLFPHLSAYWANLQAVLDDHSVSNAQVKADGHKVYGAILVAVERLLKMKALSLSQPAADGGPGAHSGSAPGVLGYRVSSPGLSPPPEPLSEAALGIASHLQTGGAGCPWEDWTPVPLPAMYSELYSFFGDSLAVRFSTGPGFGGDPVQPGETRKEPPGPATNHDTARKMPQLTANLNISPRQDGSPRTDPPPPSLAATGSGRAVARSTSSSVQRSRSSTSRSGQKQAGPPRDVFPKARFTSPQTGPLVFSFLIGGRQMGRSCRGRRPFQTTFANTTTPAAIPPRAYAHKLPVIGRVGKPVRRWAHSHYSLHLPL
- the cth1 gene encoding cysteine three histidine 1 gives rise to the protein MIEASGGLLVPDYHDEELVVKERKSVKGDDAGLSLVDALLPVLDPPLTQLPCSTRYKTELCVRYASTGCCKYAESCTFAHGLRDLHVPFRHPKYKTELCRSYHEAGYCYYGSRCLFVHGATEQRPVPRRVRRTVPCRTYSNFGFCPYGTRCNFLHAEVMNKPQIGVCNTFTSFGFCVFGTRCRFRHVIPIGARSVEPGPSSAGPVSPTLESPSESPATSPQAHNAFTFSSQHLGDLLMHLALHLQQVESNKACDEWEQYQS